The following are encoded together in the Arcobacter aquimarinus genome:
- a CDS encoding SagB family peptide dehydrogenase: MLVQLNQYHQNTKHSYLSVRTNPNRIDWNNPPNRFKNYSESFQRIHLDSQNLNYNFLYLVSGITAKKTYPGIEYYLRVNPSAGALYPNEIYFQVRNVDGFEDGIYHLEVSTSSAVKLQEIEKDEGIENILCFDFYVEGFIFFISSLYFRSSWKYKNRAFRYCLLDAGHLIGSIEASAYLFDKEFEVIYDFSKENLNSFFSFDEKEFFNSICLVGKKKQGKKNSFNLNVPTIDGSSYEEEKISFFVKNELIEQAYKDSLKVKDKSIENKKSNFYFQKEKFQDTIFKRRSIREFTKQAISKLEFESILNILNEPITSDCDEQVDIFYTINRVEGLPLGLYRNGKLVKNGDFIQKAGYLCLEQDLGKDSAVTFFLTSKSQNYQEAYQKAGIIGHRLYLASNYLQISCSGIGAYYDDEVCELLEEQTMVLYALAIGN, encoded by the coding sequence ATGTTAGTTCAATTAAATCAATATCATCAAAATACAAAACACTCTTATTTATCAGTACGAACAAATCCAAATCGTATAGATTGGAATAATCCTCCTAATAGATTTAAAAACTATTCAGAAAGTTTTCAAAGAATCCATTTAGATTCACAAAATTTAAATTACAATTTTTTATATTTAGTTTCAGGAATTACAGCAAAAAAAACTTATCCGGGAATTGAATATTATTTAAGAGTAAATCCTAGTGCAGGAGCTTTATATCCAAATGAAATATATTTTCAAGTAAGAAATGTAGATGGATTTGAAGATGGAATTTATCATCTTGAAGTTTCAACTTCAAGTGCTGTGAAACTTCAAGAAATAGAGAAAGATGAAGGAATAGAAAATATTTTATGTTTTGATTTTTATGTTGAAGGTTTTATATTTTTTATTTCATCTTTATATTTTCGTTCATCATGGAAATATAAAAATAGAGCATTTAGGTATTGTTTATTAGATGCAGGGCATTTAATAGGAAGTATTGAAGCTAGTGCTTATTTATTTGATAAAGAGTTTGAAGTTATTTATGATTTTTCTAAAGAGAATTTAAACAGCTTTTTTTCTTTTGATGAAAAAGAATTTTTTAACTCTATTTGTTTAGTAGGAAAGAAAAAACAAGGGAAGAAAAACTCTTTTAATTTAAATGTTCCTACAATAGATGGAAGCAGTTACGAAGAAGAAAAAATCTCTTTTTTTGTAAAAAATGAGTTGATAGAACAAGCTTATAAAGATAGTTTAAAAGTAAAAGATAAAAGTATAGAGAATAAAAAATCAAATTTTTATTTCCAAAAAGAGAAATTTCAAGATACGATTTTCAAAAGAAGGTCGATTAGAGAGTTCACAAAACAGGCTATTTCTAAACTTGAATTTGAATCAATTTTAAATATTTTAAATGAGCCAATAACAAGTGATTGTGATGAGCAAGTTGATATTTTTTATACTATAAATAGGGTAGAAGGATTACCTTTGGGACTTTATAGAAATGGAAAATTAGTAAAAAATGGAGACTTTATACAAAAAGCAGGATATTTATGTTTAGAGCAAGATTTAGGAAAAGATAGTGCAGTTACATTTTTTCTTACTTCGAAAAGTCAAAATTATCAAGAAGCTTATCAAAAAGCTGGGATTATTGGTCATAGATTATATTTAGCTTCTAATTATTTACAAATATCTTGTAGTGGAATAGGAGCTTATTATGATGATGAAGTTTGTGAACTTTTAGAAGAACAGACGATGGTTTTATATGCTCTTGCAATTGGGAATTAA
- a CDS encoding putative bifunctional diguanylate cyclase/phosphodiesterase, with amino-acid sequence MQKSFKNYIFSRHIILATLIFFVCFIFSTYLHTTITKQESLSHSKAISDQIFSSMYQVMKKGWSKEDVELFTNSLKDNFEDSNYEINIYRADIVNELFGKIKEKEKDTTLVDVLNGKQIPLENFDNNIIRRLNPLIATNECKSCHTNANVGDVLGVIEVKQDLNSVFTQSFYQFIAFFIIIIPLFYIIAFISSRYTTRKITQNLDLFNNKVENINSIQDFKEFDSKNIDLYFGEFNKILKNVDFMAERLKNVAVDKELLEFEIKLLDKFIITSDVVKDWKEYICDLLIEINKIMETYTLMTIFRVGEDQFEVDIFWLGMPKENQKELFNNYISKIVKEAEYFEGMTDFTIKHIVADKNRCINKMDENALEYRTKSLFLDSPKIGGIVGIGLQSVFSNDPVRYIVIDSILTTMANLVGSVKAIHKYTQDLEYYAARDPLTDLFNQRVFNDMMAYEIKRAKKHKYSFALMIIDCDNFKLINDNFGHAFGDKFLQTIANILNEEKRPEDIVARYGGDEFTIILPECDENGTLAVANRILKKISSTKLIAPDDSKIGITISIGVCVYPIHSLSQKDMFIIADSMMYQVKEEGKNSIKIPNHMDVSSILKQKQEKSSLLIKAIENDQIEAYFQPIQPLSNNNKLVIHELLMRIHQDDRVVSAYEFIEIAEARGLINTMDLMVIEKAFKKIQESSYEGILFINLSPKSLIMGDFINKVNKLIDKYKIEKEKIVFEITERETVKNFSLLEKFVHTLKSEGYKFAIDDFGSGFSSFHYIKKFPIDYIKIDGDFIININKDEKDKAFVNSIITLAKELEVQTIAEFVENEEIEKVLQKLEVDYAQGYHVGKPSQKFVCFK; translated from the coding sequence ATGCAAAAAAGCTTTAAAAACTATATTTTCTCTCGTCATATAATTTTAGCTACTTTAATTTTCTTTGTATGCTTTATTTTTAGCACTTACTTACATACAACTATTACAAAGCAAGAATCTTTAAGCCATTCAAAAGCAATATCAGACCAAATCTTTTCTTCTATGTATCAAGTTATGAAAAAAGGTTGGAGTAAAGAAGATGTTGAACTATTTACAAACTCTTTAAAAGATAATTTTGAAGATAGTAATTATGAAATAAATATTTATAGAGCAGATATTGTAAATGAACTTTTTGGAAAAATAAAAGAGAAAGAAAAAGATACAACGTTAGTCGACGTTTTAAATGGAAAACAAATTCCTTTAGAAAATTTTGATAATAATATTATTAGAAGACTAAATCCACTTATTGCAACAAATGAGTGTAAATCATGTCATACAAATGCAAATGTAGGTGATGTTTTAGGAGTGATTGAAGTAAAACAGGATTTAAACTCTGTATTTACGCAATCTTTTTACCAATTTATAGCATTTTTTATAATTATTATTCCTTTATTTTATATTATTGCTTTTATCTCTTCAAGATATACAACTAGAAAAATAACACAAAACTTAGATCTATTTAATAATAAAGTAGAAAACATAAACTCTATTCAAGATTTTAAAGAGTTTGATTCAAAAAATATTGATTTATATTTTGGTGAATTTAATAAAATCCTTAAAAATGTTGATTTTATGGCTGAAAGATTAAAAAATGTTGCCGTTGATAAAGAGTTATTAGAATTTGAAATAAAACTATTAGATAAATTTATTATCACTTCAGATGTTGTAAAAGACTGGAAAGAGTATATTTGTGATTTATTAATTGAAATAAATAAAATCATGGAAACTTATACTTTAATGACTATTTTTAGAGTTGGAGAAGACCAGTTTGAAGTAGATATTTTTTGGTTAGGAATGCCAAAAGAGAATCAAAAAGAGTTGTTTAATAACTACATTTCAAAAATTGTTAAAGAGGCTGAATATTTTGAAGGAATGACAGATTTTACAATAAAACACATTGTTGCAGACAAAAATAGATGTATTAATAAAATGGATGAAAATGCCCTTGAATATAGAACAAAATCTCTATTTTTAGATAGTCCAAAAATTGGAGGAATTGTTGGTATTGGTTTACAATCTGTATTTTCAAACGACCCAGTTAGATATATTGTTATTGATTCTATTTTAACAACTATGGCAAATTTAGTTGGTTCGGTTAAAGCTATTCATAAATATACTCAAGATTTAGAGTATTACGCAGCACGTGATCCACTTACTGATTTATTTAATCAAAGAGTATTTAATGACATGATGGCGTATGAGATTAAAAGAGCTAAAAAGCACAAATACTCATTTGCACTTATGATTATAGATTGTGATAATTTTAAACTAATTAATGACAATTTTGGTCATGCATTTGGAGATAAATTTTTACAAACAATAGCTAACATTCTAAATGAAGAAAAAAGACCTGAAGATATTGTTGCAAGATACGGAGGAGATGAATTTACAATCATTCTTCCTGAATGTGATGAAAATGGAACTTTAGCTGTAGCAAATAGAATTCTAAAAAAGATTTCTAGCACTAAACTTATCGCTCCTGATGATTCTAAAATAGGAATAACTATTTCAATTGGAGTTTGTGTATATCCAATTCATTCATTATCTCAAAAAGATATGTTTATAATAGCTGATTCTATGATGTATCAAGTAAAAGAAGAGGGAAAAAATTCTATAAAAATTCCAAACCACATGGATGTTTCTTCTATTTTAAAACAAAAACAAGAGAAGTCTTCACTTCTTATAAAAGCAATTGAAAATGACCAAATAGAAGCATATTTCCAACCTATTCAACCTTTATCAAATAATAATAAATTAGTTATTCATGAACTATTAATGAGAATACATCAAGATGATAGAGTTGTTTCAGCCTATGAATTTATAGAAATCGCAGAGGCAAGAGGATTGATAAATACTATGGATTTAATGGTTATTGAAAAAGCCTTCAAAAAAATTCAAGAGAGTTCTTATGAAGGTATTTTATTTATAAATTTATCTCCAAAATCTTTAATAATGGGTGATTTTATAAATAAAGTTAATAAACTTATCGATAAATACAAAATTGAAAAAGAAAAAATTGTATTTGAAATAACAGAAAGAGAGACTGTTAAAAACTTCTCATTACTAGAAAAATTTGTTCATACTTTAAAATCTGAAGGTTATAAATTTGCTATTGATGATTTTGGTTCTGGGTTCTCATCATTTCACTATATTAAAAAATTCCCTATTGATTATATTAAAATAGATGGAGATTTTATTATAAATATCAATAAAGATGAAAAAGATAAAGCCTTTGTAAACAGTATTATTACTCTAGCAAAAGAATTAGAAGTACAGACTATTGCTGAATTTGTAGAAAATGAAGAAATAGAAAAAGTTTTACAAAAACTTGAAGTTGATTATGCACAAGGATATCATGTAGGAAAACCTTCTCAAAAGTTTGTCTGTTTTAAATAG
- a CDS encoding globin: protein MQFTITQGLVGTRPPVVKPSPEVLKFLGEEGMRKLVSDHYDLLRQSNIKGLFPPTDEGFALAKQHSADFFIQICGGPDYFNQNRGAPMMAARHQPFRITPEARRIWLESYMMVLKPLDMPDDLKQSFWNYLDIFSIWMMNTQE, encoded by the coding sequence ATGCAATTTACTATAACTCAAGGATTAGTAGGAACAAGACCTCCTGTTGTAAAACCAAGTCCAGAAGTTTTAAAATTCTTAGGTGAAGAAGGAATGAGAAAATTAGTTTCAGACCACTATGATTTATTAAGACAAAGTAATATAAAAGGATTATTTCCTCCAACAGATGAAGGATTTGCCCTAGCAAAACAACACTCTGCTGATTTTTTTATTCAAATCTGTGGAGGACCTGATTATTTTAATCAAAACAGAGGAGCTCCAATGATGGCAGCACGTCATCAACCATTTAGAATAACTCCAGAAGCTAGAAGAATTTGGCTTGAATCTTATATGATGGTTTTAAAACCTTTAGATATGCCTGATGATTTAAAACAATCTTTTTGGAACTATCTTGATATCTTCTCAATTTGGATGATGAATACTCAAGAATAG
- a CDS encoding paraquat-inducible protein A, translated as MHKNLNFIVECYSCGLFVKKDLNSKLTQRCPRCNSKLQVHKRHSKDSLYYAISAILLFGILNVYPIISLNLNDTQLKTTLIGTVLILLEQNFFLVAFLVFFTIILAPILNSLVIIFAFIQSKTKIKLFTKTLLHDSFYFFRHWGFIEVFIVSIIVTYIKLIGMVSSTKFDIGFYVMLVYVFCFYMSNRKFEGKSVFGE; from the coding sequence ATGCATAAAAATCTCAATTTTATAGTTGAATGTTATAGCTGTGGATTATTTGTAAAAAAAGATTTAAACTCAAAACTAACACAAAGATGTCCACGATGTAATAGTAAATTACAAGTACATAAAAGACACTCTAAAGACTCTTTGTATTATGCAATTTCAGCTATTTTATTATTTGGGATTTTAAATGTCTATCCAATAATATCTTTAAATTTAAATGATACTCAATTAAAAACAACACTTATTGGCACTGTTTTGATTCTTTTAGAACAAAACTTTTTTTTGGTTGCATTTTTAGTCTTTTTTACTATTATTCTAGCTCCTATTTTAAACTCTTTAGTGATAATTTTTGCTTTTATTCAATCAAAAACAAAAATAAAACTTTTTACGAAAACTCTACTTCATGATAGTTTTTATTTTTTTAGACATTGGGGATTTATAGAAGTTTTTATAGTAAGTATTATTGTAACTTATATAAAACTAATAGGAATGGTTAGTTCTACTAAATTTGATATTGGATTTTATGTGATGTTGGTTTATGTTTTTTGTTTTTATATGTCAAATAGAAAGTTTGAGGGCAAAAGTGTATTTGGAGAATAG
- a CDS encoding paraquat-inducible protein A codes for MVLISCKNCHKVYEKENYEDFVCTRCKHKVTRRVKDSLQISLALVICAILLYIPAMIYPMMVVTKFGVNIESTIIEGVISFLDMESYFIALVIFIASVAIPIIKLIGLLFIFITLKINVKMENKRKITIYKFIEAIGKWSMIDIYVVAILASIVQLDELFNIKGGIAATSFALMVILTIIAANRFDTRIIWDE; via the coding sequence ATGGTTTTAATCTCTTGTAAGAATTGTCATAAAGTTTATGAAAAAGAGAATTATGAAGATTTTGTATGTACAAGATGTAAACACAAAGTAACAAGAAGAGTTAAAGACTCTTTACAAATATCTCTAGCTTTAGTAATTTGTGCAATTTTACTTTATATTCCAGCTATGATTTATCCTATGATGGTTGTAACAAAATTTGGAGTAAATATAGAAAGTACAATAATAGAGGGGGTTATTAGCTTTTTAGATATGGAGAGCTATTTTATAGCTTTGGTTATTTTTATTGCAAGTGTTGCTATTCCAATTATAAAATTAATAGGATTACTTTTTATATTTATTACTTTAAAAATAAATGTAAAAATGGAAAATAAAAGAAAAATTACAATTTATAAATTTATAGAAGCTATTGGAAAATGGTCTATGATAGATATTTATGTTGTTGCTATATTAGCTTCAATTGTACAGCTTGATGAACTTTTTAATATAAAAGGAGGAATTGCTGCAACTTCTTTTGCTTTAATGGTTATATTAACAATAATAGCAGCTAATAGATTTGATACAAGGATTATTTGGGATGAGTAA
- a CDS encoding MlaD family protein translates to MSKELIKEELKETVVYQPKIENKKSVSFVWILPLIVLGVLAWIAYESYAKKGTNITVVFKSAEGLKENVTPLEYKGLQLGKVTKISMHEDLKSVKVNILVNSDVARYVANEGSEFWIKKPTVSLTKISGLSTLISGHKIELSPKFRSQDEYNQGKYKDHFEGLDTQPNDDLDSDGYYISLIANDKDNIEIGTPIFYNKYQIGEIVSKEFRYEKVFLSAYIYDKFNYLVNKSSKFVMNDALKVNYGASGLNIEFGSLYSALVGGLTVLTPNKDDAKIEKDEVFQIYAKKDDLKKKEYFFITFKDVNGIEQNTPIIFKGVEIGKIIEVALNKDVLNTKAYVYEEYKYLLTNKTKFFVEVPTISFDGVKNLGNIIKGNFVSLEYKKGEFSNSFKAINKKDLSKNSNNIKIELLSENLNSITDKSKVYYKNIEIGRVDEYVLTPDFKNVKITILIDEKYKDLVNDHNLFYDMSSKLLELKNLNLNINFSGIEPLLNGAIALVGEKRENSKLTKKEFKLYSSFKDVEKLKRVYNTGFIVQANFNNNFEIKPDMSIVYKNQEIGFVKDIKFDDKNSKVNLFIYNEFKKYITNKSKFYKKGVVNLKASLSGVLFEVDNFTSLIEGSIHLDNSFGISSSQHEIFANEDEMKNSVNSITIVFDDVEGVQENFSQLTYKGVNVGKITNVRLNEKQKVEVKALIYDDFASFAKEGTVFYLKKPKISLQEVSNVGSTIMAVNIGVIKSESTNYQTKFQGLEEQPSLNKSHFGTVFKIEDPTASSVNVDAPVYYKNVQIGKVNKIDLSDDGSKVIVDCLIDDKYTKLIRKNSEFYDISGFEMKFSIFSGSKVESNTFTSLVKGGLVVVTPYEYTEVANPNDRFTLNKTLREDWKSISPSIK, encoded by the coding sequence ATGAGTAAAGAGTTAATAAAAGAAGAATTAAAAGAAACAGTAGTTTATCAGCCAAAAATAGAGAATAAAAAATCAGTATCTTTTGTATGGATATTACCTTTAATAGTCTTAGGTGTTTTAGCTTGGATTGCTTATGAATCTTATGCTAAAAAAGGTACAAATATAACTGTTGTTTTTAAAAGTGCAGAAGGTTTAAAAGAGAATGTTACACCTTTAGAATATAAAGGTTTACAACTTGGAAAAGTTACAAAAATATCTATGCATGAAGATTTGAAAAGTGTAAAAGTTAATATTTTAGTAAATAGTGATGTTGCTAGATATGTGGCAAATGAAGGCTCTGAATTTTGGATAAAAAAACCAACAGTTTCTTTAACAAAAATCTCTGGTCTTAGCACTTTAATAAGTGGTCATAAAATAGAGTTGTCTCCAAAATTTAGAAGTCAAGATGAGTATAATCAAGGAAAATATAAAGATCATTTTGAAGGTTTAGATACTCAACCAAATGATGATTTAGATAGTGATGGTTACTATATTTCATTAATTGCAAATGATAAGGATAATATAGAAATAGGAACGCCAATATTTTATAATAAGTATCAAATAGGAGAAATTGTATCAAAAGAGTTTAGATATGAAAAAGTATTTTTAAGTGCATACATTTATGACAAATTTAACTATTTAGTAAATAAAAGTTCAAAATTTGTAATGAATGATGCTTTAAAAGTAAATTATGGAGCTAGTGGGTTAAATATTGAATTTGGCTCTTTATATTCTGCATTAGTTGGGGGACTTACAGTTTTAACACCAAATAAGGATGATGCAAAAATAGAAAAAGATGAGGTTTTTCAAATCTATGCAAAAAAAGATGATTTAAAGAAAAAAGAGTATTTTTTTATCACTTTTAAAGATGTAAATGGAATTGAGCAAAATACTCCTATTATTTTCAAAGGTGTGGAAATAGGAAAGATAATAGAAGTAGCTTTAAATAAAGATGTTTTAAATACAAAAGCTTATGTGTATGAAGAATATAAATATTTACTTACTAATAAAACAAAATTTTTTGTTGAAGTTCCTACTATCTCTTTTGATGGAGTTAAAAATTTAGGAAATATAATAAAAGGTAACTTTGTATCTTTAGAGTATAAAAAAGGTGAATTTTCAAATAGTTTTAAGGCAATTAATAAAAAAGACTTAAGTAAAAATAGTAATAACATAAAGATTGAATTATTAAGTGAAAATCTAAATTCAATTACTGATAAATCAAAGGTGTATTATAAAAATATAGAGATAGGAAGAGTTGATGAATACGTTTTAACACCTGATTTTAAAAATGTAAAAATTACTATTTTAATAGATGAAAAATATAAAGATTTGGTAAATGACCATAATCTTTTTTATGATATGAGTTCAAAATTACTTGAATTAAAAAATCTAAATTTAAATATCAACTTTAGTGGAATAGAACCTTTATTAAACGGAGCTATAGCTTTAGTTGGAGAAAAAAGAGAAAATAGTAAATTAACAAAAAAAGAGTTTAAATTATATAGTTCATTTAAAGATGTTGAAAAATTAAAAAGAGTTTATAACACAGGTTTTATAGTTCAAGCAAATTTCAACAATAATTTTGAAATAAAACCAGATATGTCAATCGTATATAAAAATCAAGAAATAGGTTTTGTAAAAGATATAAAATTTGATGATAAAAACTCAAAAGTTAATTTATTTATTTATAATGAATTTAAAAAATATATCACAAATAAAAGTAAATTTTATAAAAAAGGTGTTGTGAATTTAAAAGCTAGTCTAAGTGGAGTTTTGTTTGAAGTGGATAATTTTACTTCATTAATTGAAGGCTCTATTCATCTTGATAACTCTTTTGGTATATCTTCATCTCAACATGAAATTTTTGCCAATGAAGATGAGATGAAAAATTCTGTAAATAGTATAACTATTGTTTTTGATGATGTGGAAGGTGTTCAAGAAAACTTTTCACAACTTACATATAAAGGTGTAAATGTAGGGAAAATTACAAATGTTAGATTAAACGAAAAACAAAAAGTTGAAGTAAAAGCTTTAATTTATGATGATTTTGCTTCTTTTGCAAAAGAGGGAACAGTCTTTTATCTAAAAAAACCAAAGATTTCTTTACAAGAAGTATCAAATGTTGGTTCTACGATTATGGCTGTAAATATTGGAGTTATTAAAAGTGAAAGTACAAATTATCAAACGAAATTTCAAGGATTAGAAGAACAACCATCACTTAATAAATCGCATTTTGGAACAGTATTTAAAATAGAAGACCCAACAGCTTCAAGTGTAAATGTTGATGCTCCAGTTTATTATAAAAATGTTCAAATAGGAAAAGTAAATAAAATAGATTTAAGTGATGATGGTTCTAAAGTTATTGTGGATTGTTTAATTGATGATAAATATACAAAATTAATACGAAAAAATTCTGAATTTTATGATATTAGTGGTTTTGAGATGAAATTCTCTATTTTTAGTGGTTCAAAAGTAGAATCAAATACATTTACTAGTCTAGTAAAAGGCGGTTTAGTTGTTGTTACTCCTTATGAATATACAGAAGTAGCAAATCCAAATGATAGATTTACACTAAATAAAACATTAAGAGAAGACTGGAAAAGTATAAGTCCTAGTATTAAGTAG
- a CDS encoding ankyrin repeat domain-containing protein: MQTKIDELNRYEEFEQIAFNCARHGKTEDLKIMLNTGMNVDLRDNKGNTLLMIAAYNGNLETTKLLIDFGANIDKKNFKGQTPLGGVCFKGDKNIAELLVKEGANIYENNGFKTTPLMFATIFGNYEIVKFFSEIEKNSKITFSLYLSKFFYFFKKLFK; encoded by the coding sequence GTGCAAACAAAAATAGATGAATTAAATAGATATGAAGAGTTTGAACAAATAGCTTTTAACTGTGCAAGACATGGAAAAACAGAGGATTTGAAGATTATGCTAAATACAGGTATGAATGTTGATTTAAGAGATAATAAAGGAAATACTCTTTTGATGATAGCAGCATATAATGGTAATTTGGAAACAACTAAACTTTTGATTGATTTTGGTGCAAATATTGATAAAAAAAATTTTAAGGGACAAACTCCTTTGGGTGGAGTTTGTTTTAAAGGAGATAAAAACATTGCTGAACTTTTGGTTAAAGAGGGTGCAAATATCTATGAAAACAATGGATTTAAAACTACTCCTTTGATGTTTGCAACAATTTTTGGAAATTATGAAATAGTTAAATTTTTTAGTGAAATAGAAAAAAATTCAAAAATTACATTCTCTTTGTATTTGTCAAAGTTCTTTTATTTTTTCAAAAAATTATTTAAATAA
- a CDS encoding HD-GYP domain-containing protein yields the protein MQQNEFNKKIILVIDDTPDNLFLVTNLLKDLYTVKVANSGEKALQFLNETLIAPDLILLDIMMPVLNGYDVLKKIKENPKLQNIPVVFLTAKSSVEDEKLGFDLGANDYITKPISPPILLARVKTQLENKAISDFLRDKNEFLEKEIEKRTKDVVAIQNVTIFAMASLAETRDNETGNHIKRTSTYVKMLAKKLQNHPKFKAYLTDEMIDTLYKSAPLHDIGKIGIPDHILLKPGKLTPEEFEIMKTHTTLGKEAIEHAEKELGYEVDFLKTAKEIAYSHQEKYDGSGYPLGLKGDEIPISARLMSIADVYDALRSKRIYKNSLNLETTLKIMKEGRGSHFDPDMLDAFLEIYDEIEVVASNFVD from the coding sequence ATGCAACAAAATGAATTTAATAAAAAGATTATTTTAGTAATAGATGACACACCTGATAATCTTTTTTTAGTTACTAATTTACTAAAAGATTTATATACCGTAAAAGTAGCAAATAGTGGAGAAAAAGCTCTACAATTTTTAAATGAAACTCTTATTGCTCCTGATTTAATCCTTCTTGATATTATGATGCCTGTTTTAAATGGTTATGATGTTTTAAAAAAAATCAAAGAAAATCCAAAGTTACAAAATATTCCTGTTGTTTTTTTAACAGCAAAGAGTTCAGTAGAAGATGAAAAATTAGGTTTTGATTTAGGAGCAAATGATTATATTACTAAACCTATTTCTCCTCCTATTTTATTAGCAAGAGTAAAAACACAATTAGAAAATAAAGCTATTTCTGATTTTCTAAGGGATAAAAATGAATTTTTAGAAAAAGAGATAGAAAAAAGAACAAAAGATGTCGTTGCTATTCAAAATGTAACTATTTTTGCTATGGCATCATTAGCAGAAACAAGAGATAATGAAACAGGTAATCACATCAAAAGAACAAGTACTTATGTAAAAATGCTTGCCAAAAAATTACAAAATCATCCAAAATTTAAAGCTTATCTTACTGATGAAATGATAGATACTTTATATAAATCAGCACCATTACATGATATAGGAAAAATTGGAATACCTGATCATATTTTATTAAAGCCTGGAAAATTAACTCCTGAAGAGTTTGAGATTATGAAAACTCACACAACTTTAGGAAAAGAAGCTATTGAACACGCTGAAAAAGAGTTAGGTTATGAAGTTGATTTTTTAAAAACAGCAAAAGAAATAGCTTATTCTCATCAAGAAAAATATGATGGTTCTGGTTATCCTTTAGGATTAAAAGGTGATGAAATACCAATTAGTGCAAGATTAATGAGTATTGCTGATGTTTATGATGCTTTAAGAAGTAAAAGAATTTATAAAAATAGTCTAAATTTAGAAACGACATTAAAGATTATGAAAGAGGGAAGAGGTTCTCATTTTGATCCTGATATGTTAGATGCATTTTTAGAAATATATGATGAAATTGAGGTTGTTGCTAGTAATTTTGTGGATTAA